The DNA segment taagcctataaacacgcTTTTTACCTCTAATTTTTTggtttattatcttttttttaaaccaatattttcaaagtccaagtaagaaatttagagaaaataaacttaaaatacaaaaatcaaaaactaaaactaaatggttaccaaacgaaacCTAAACTTTCACAAGATGAGATTTATGATATATAATcttaaaattacttttgtcaCTCACAAAATCACTCAGAAAATGTTTTTAATaatctaaaataaattttaatagtatGAAAAGTggatttaaaagtgtaaaattaaacattaaattgattttgagtgattaaagaTGCATTTTATAGTGATTTAAAATACGACAAAGATGATTTTAACCATTCTAAAATTACTCCAAAACATGTTGATAATCGGTTGGGTTTAAGAGAAAAATTAGAAGAGAAAAGACTAGTTTTTCAACCATAGATGAAAGAGGGTGAGTTTGTGAGAAGCTTTAGGTGTAATGGCAGGCAGGTAGGGACAACCTCAAAACCATTTGTTGGGGAAGTGAGCATGTTTTGAGAGCATAATGAGTTGGCACATCATCCTCCTTTTCTTGAACATGGATGAAATAAAACTAAAGTAGTGCAAACAAAAAGATTTCAACCTCTGATGTAATTCCGATTCTCATTCATATCACATATTTTTGCTGATCTCATCAAAATCATCCTATCATTTAGTTTGAggttataatattttatgagtATTTATCTATCTTTGATGACTCAATTGGCCGATTCAAAATATTCATCTAACGTTTGAAGGCATGAACTTTATCACTACTTTTTCAAGAAAAGTagttgaaatcaaaattgaatgaTGTAGTTTCTAATTTGCCAATGAATTACTCTGATTGTggtcatttgtttatttttctaaaaacagATACTTCTTAGAGTGATACTCTGTGAGGATCTACGAGGGTTTTCGACGGTGCTCTACATTACATCTGAAGAAGCCAAATGTAATTTTGGTGGATTTGAACGTCCTTGAAATGATAAAAGCTGCTTAaccataaatgatatttttgttttagcCTAAAGCCTTGGGCaggtttatttttctttttgtaatcgTTCTAGCAATTCGATTACGCATCGCCTTACTTGGGTTGTTTTGTGTGGGTCTTCTTCTGTGGGACACATTGGGGGTTCTTGGGTTTTTCAGTTCCCTGGGTGGTTGTCCTCTACATTGAAAGAGGATTGAGATTGCTCTATTGTTGGTGCTGGTCTGATTGTGTTTATTTTGTTCTTATAAGTTTGAAATGATAATGTGGCATGTCTATAAGACAAATATAGACTACCTTAATACGACCTAGCAGACAAACAGTATAAAGAATGAATAGATAGACAAAGTAGAATGAGACcatctataaaagaaaataattttcctctCATCATTCTTGAAcctatgaaaattaaaataagaaatggaatcaaataaaaattctcTAATTGAACTGATTATCTTCCCATTATACCAAACATCTTTTGCTTTTTAAgaacaaaacaaacaaggaTCAAACACATTATTATGAGAGAATCTGACAAAATAATATTATGCATTTGCCGCATGCTCAACAACCATACTATTTTCTCCACTCCATTGCATCACTTGCAACAGTGGAAGACACACAATTCACTTGTAAAAATGATTTGAGAACATGGGGGTAACAAAGAAACCATGCTTCCACAATGAAATGTTTCTTAGGAACCAAACAAACCCAAATACCTGCTTTGTGAGTGTGGGGGGACACTGAGTTTCAGCAGTATTTGATCCACTTCCTCCAATGGACCCTACAGATTCATGAGGTCTTCCGAGTTGATGACAAACAACAGACAGAAAGAATAAGAATGTTTTCCATCAGTCTATAAAGGAATGTTTTTCAAAAGACAAATGGAGTGATTATTCAGAATTGAGATGGAAACTTTCCATCCCAATCAGTGTCTACAAGTCCTCTTTGCCACAGTTTACCCGATCAAttatcattcatatagagaaaCTAAATCAGCATCCAAGTTGCAAATCAAAGTAGAATGATGAATCAAGAGTTGTGGATATTATTCATAGCTAGTTATACAAAGGCAACTGAAACTAGAAGCAAATTGATGGATAAAACAGGAAAGACAACTTTCCAGTTCACTTTTTACaatatttctccaatttttacaagaagaaaaaaagagtaaTATTTCCTTTTAGCGTATCCATTTTTGAGAGTCATTGTAAAGAATACAACTCTAACGAAGCAACAGATGCTTCAGGGATTTTCATAAAGAATCCCACTTTTTCTGATAGGTGGTGTTGAAATGAGAAAATTGATGAGTTCACTGGATTCTGTACTCAATTTCCTTCCTCGAGATCTTTGAGTTCTTGAAATGGAAAACTTAAATAGACACATAAGGTGAGGTGAGATCACAATATCTATGGATCGTTAACCTCGTTTACCGTCATCATATTCATAGAAAACTCGTCAACCACTGGCATGGTTCTGACATGCTCAAGGAGGCCTGAGAGTTCTCTATGAACATAATTAAAACGCTCATGGGATATCAAGGACTCTGTCAAGAGAGTTGCAGCAAGAGAATGAAAGGCTTGGGCGCAAGCTTCGCTTCTGCCTTGAGAATGTGCATTGTATATAGTACCTAAAGAGTTCTGTAGTCGCCAACGAAGTAAAAGGTATTTATCTGGGAGTTTAAAGTAGTTCTTCATGACAAGTACTCGAATTGAATGCCTGCACAATATTCCTGAATGTTCAAACTCTTTACAGGAACAGTGGACTTGCTTGTCATCTTGTGTCCAACTAACAAGACGCTCAACATCCATTTTCTCGTAATGTTGCAAAAGATATGAACCATTTCCCATTTCTGTAGCAACATATTGCATGGATAGCACAATTTCATTTTGCAACACATTGAAGGCATAAGGTGTGAGAATACTCTGTGCATGCTCTTCTATAGGCATGCACGTCTTAATATGTAAATACTGCATACCTTCTTTGGCTTGAATTCCGGAGTTCGCAGCATTACTGACCTGCATGAAACAAAACCAACATAGTTTGGTATCGTAACCAGTATAAATCACTATTCCAGCAAGAAAGAACAAGGAGTAGCACAATAAACAATACCTGTTCAAAGAATATTTGCAAACATGTCTGTGCACTCAAGATTCTTTTCAAGAACGCTTCTAAGGATTGAAAGAAATCATCTGTCAATGTACGAGCCAGAAAGGAACCTCTAATAAAGGAAAACGACCATGATGCTcgatataaatatagtaaagcTATATGCTTATCAGAAGCAAGACCAAATTGTGCAACCAAGAGATCCCATTGATGCTCAAAATCAGCTATATTCTCCAGATGCCACAACATATCAAACTGAACTTTAAAGTTTGCATATTGCAATCCAAGGGGCAACGAGAACCAACTTGATAGTTTAGATAGAATATGCCATATACATACAACATGTTTAGTATTTGGCAGTTCTTTTGATATGGCATCTCTGAGCCCTGAATCTATGTCAGTTACAATTGTCTGTGGATGCTTTCCTCTCATGAATTGTACAAATTTCtgttaaaaataagaaaactgTGAAAAGACACGTGTAGGTAGGTGCACACTGATGACAAGAAATTGCATCCACAAACCTGTAGAGCCCAAGAAAATGAGTGTGAGTTTTCTTCCTGCAGCAGCACGCAGCTGAGTATAATTGGCTTTCCATGATTGTTCATGCTAAACCAAACTCCAAGGAGTAACCCATAGGTAATAGAACGATAGCTAGTGTCAAAAGAAACTACATCACCGAACACGGAGTAAGCACGAATAGGATCACCATATGCCCATGATATATTTTCAACCTTACCATTTTCATCTCTAGTATAATCAAAAACAAATTCTGAATCCCTCTCGGCCATATCCTTGCATATCTCGAGAAGTTCCAGTAATTCGTTCTCTCTTTTCTCATTCAGCAAAGCATCATTCTCTTCAACAGTTTTCTTACAAGTCCTAATAAAGTTCCTAACATCCTTCTCTATAAAGGGCAGCTGTCCAGGTTGTACACCCTTTTCTAACTCCAACACCTTCAGAATCCTGTTCACGGGAAATCCAGCTTTGGAGAGTAATAGGATGCGTTCCTGATCAGCCTCCGGTATTTTCCGATAAGCTGGAAGTAAACGCACCAGGTCATCTTCCAACAACTCATGATTATGCACATTACTAAACTGTGACACATACCATTGACTAACACCATCTACAATTTCCTTGGTCAAATACAATTTAGCATCACATCCACATCTTACAGATTTCCGCTCCCGAGGGTGTTCCACATTGACCTTCTTCCTTGGTTGATTATATCCAGACCGATAACAAACAAAATCTCGTCTATAAACCCCTAGATTTTGGCTTTCTGTTGAACGGGCTTTTCTAATTGAGAACCCATTCTTCCGAGCAAAGTTGCTGTAGTATTCAAATGCATCAACATCACTTTTGAATATTTGACCAACATAGGGGGTGAAAACAGATTCTGATGACAATTGAGATGGCACTGTCTCACTCTTCACGATCAAGGCACTTACGGAAGCCTGATCTTCACTTtcgtatctaatataacatttcCAATCTCCACATGGGCACTGCTGGCGTTGAATCCAAATGTTAGACGGTAGCTTCATTGCCATTGCTGGAGAAAACACAATCTTCACGCTCTGCTTTCATGCTGGTAATATGAAAAAGGAAATGTGGATTTACATTTTATCATTCAAATATAGAGAAGCAAAGGCCTCCTCTTAAATGAAAAAGATTACACATGCATTTCTGAATAGGAGCTTTATcttgaaataataaaagaacCGAACAACAAACAGCAGAAAATATAACCCACTTCAATAAAACATTCACATCACCTCTACCAGGTTTTGCTAGCTTgacctaattaataaataataagtaaTAAAATCAAACCtgaatttattctttttctcttagcACCCAATTGATCCAATCCAACAACTCAACCCAAACGTCTGGCAGATTAGAAAACCAAACAGCTCCAATCAGGTCATTccaatttaaaaatagaaaagggcAGAGAAAATACCcaataaaatttacaaatgCATCTTAAAAACACTTTGGTTTTCTGTTTACAGTACTCTATCTTGTTCCAAGTTTAGCATCTGGATGAAGGGAAATGCAATTTCAAGAATGTATCTATGTGTATAAATGCAcatatataattttgatttttattaaaaCATAACGCTTAGCTATAAATGGCAAGCAACAAAAGATCTGAAGAGTAAAGAAACGATTAAGGTTCAGTTCAAGTGGCAGTAACCCCACATGTGAGTTCAATTCAACGAGCGAACAGCAAAAGTAAATATGAACTTTCAGAGCAGACCCACTTGATAGAAGAGATTAAAATGCACACAAATTGCAGTAAAATCCCCAAATTGAGCATTGAACAGCACCAGTTCGACAAAATGCAACAAAGAAAACTTCGAATACCACTAAACGGCAGCAAGGGTAACGCTCCAGAAATGCAACTAATAAGCCATCCAGAATGTAATTTTGACCATTACAGAAATGAGAAACAAACTAATGGCAGCAAAATTTAAGGAATTCAGAGTTTACAGAGAATCAAGAATCAATAAATTCCAGCAAAGGAATTCCGGAGcagaaagaagaggaagaaactGATCGAACAGGGAATTTTTGCCGAGATAAAATccgttgaaaaagaaaaaaaaaattaacctttAGAATCCTTGAGTGAacacatcctccattgcttgaaGCTTTGGTTTGAAcaaaatccattttcattttcgtatttatttattcaattatgATATGTTTGAttgattaatataaaaatataaataaattaattgtcaTATTAGAGAAGGTCTTCTTACCTCAATGGGAGCCCAATTAATGTAACGGTATCACGCACATAATAGTCCAACTccgaattcaaattaaatataaaataaaaaataagaaaaaaaaaaaagaatttttaaaaattaaggaaactatttaaacaaaatagaaaattttaatcttctgtCATAGAGGCTCATAGAAATcttagtctatcagtgatataaacaaataaagtatatactatgtgatagatgcagatagaaatctattagtgTCTCTTTTGTTATTTCTGTGAATTGTTTGACATTTTCTATCTGCGAAAATTATgattgaaacttaattaattataattcttttaaattaattaataaatattaacatTAAAGATTGAATGTAAGTATTtggtaaaaaattaaaacaaattgaaacaaacctcaaatctcaaagataaaattgtaacattttgaaacctacaagctaaattaaaatcaaactcaaaacttaatgaCTAAAAGTGCAATATTTTGAAACCTCGGGAATAAATGAAAACTAGACCTAAAACTTATggaccaaaaagatatttttctatgaaattaaaaagttaaattacaagttcaaTCCATAAACTTTTAGctttgtgtctatttgatctctaaatttttaaaactatctAATAAATTCTTAAACTTTTGACTTTATTTCTAATGGAAATCtagactttttcttttaatacaatagatctttaaactttaaaaagtacTTAATaggtctttaaacttttaattttgtgtccaagaagtccttgaattttttaatatgtcaGGGATCAACTATACACAAGATTGAAAGTTGGGAGATATATTAGACACTTTTAATGTTTTTCTGCATATTtaacactttttaaaataaagttcaaaaactaaacttgtaatttaccCTAAAAAAGTTTGTCAGTTATTGATCTATTTTGCCACATTTGCCAATGGTTCACAACATGATGTGGCACCCACATCTATGTGGGATATCGATATGATGATATATCTTGAAAAAATTTCTCCTTTTTTATTGGTTGAATATATGGGAGTAGATATTTGAATCTCTACCACCTCAATTGAGTGTATGTGCCGTAACCAATTGAGCTATACTAATATTGATGTGAAAATGTTGATTAATCACATATAAAATACTTGATAGTGGTATTTGATAGGCTTCTCATCAAAGTAGTATATGAATGAGTTAAccctaaatgaaagatttgttAAGCCAAAGCATGGTCTAACGATAATCGacatatactttttttaaaaaaaaatcagagaTTCATATCTTTCATACTCATTTGTcgcactaaaaaaaataaacttagaCAAAAGTAACATTAAAAAAAGTGCAATGATATTTATTTTCACTATATCATTAACACCAATACTAATTTAAACTTGAACTCAAgtgaaataataaaaacttcttttaaaaaaaaagtgaaataataaaaactaatgTAGACCGTTTAAAAACATGAAGCAATTGTATATTCATATGTACGAATCTCATGAAACACTATTTTTCATGGGCAATAATATTAATACCACATTTGAATGCGATAAATATCTTCAAAAGAAACTATTGTTTTACCAAAAATCCCCACATGAACATTGACCATTCTCAAAGTGGTGAAATCTATTTGAATCTCTCAAAACTATCTGCCTTCCAACAATCTTTGAAATGTATTTGAAAGCAGAGTGGCAATCCCCACAAACTCTGAGGTTTTTCATTATTCTAATAGCCATTTCTGATGGACGAGTAAGAACAAAAGCAACTGCAATTTTCTCACTGTGATAGCTCAATAGTTCCTCCTTGTTCTCCCCTTCAAGGTCGAAAAGTGCGAATCTCGTCTCCGGTACATACCCGGCTACCCTCATTTTCGCATTCAGTTCCTTTAGTTTTTCATATATTAAGTCCTTTTCAGGGTGTGATTTGTCTCCTGCAACAAACACATGAACACCATCCTTCATTGTCACCCAACTGCATCCAACTTCCTTCTTCACGAAAGCCTTCCTCATTGCCACCCTCGTTTTCGCTACGTCGTCCCACTTTCCGCCTGAAGCATACATGTTTGAGAGAAGAACATAGTTCACTGCATTCCTTGGTTCCATTTCCAGCAGCATTTCGGCTGCTCTCCTCCCAAGCGCTGTGTTGCGACCGTTGGCTCTGCAACAAGCCCCTAAAACAGTCCTCCATATTAGAACATTAGGCTTCACTGGCATCTTGTTGAGAAAATCCTCCACTTTGTTTAGTTCCCCCGCACGGCCGAGAAGATCAACCATACATGAAAAGTGTTCCATTCTAGGAGCTAATCCGTATACTTCACTCATAGAATTGAAATGCCTGAAGCCTTCATCGACTAAACCCACATGACTACATGCTGACAGAACTCCAACAAAAGTGACATGATCTGGGAGTGGACCATGCAACTTCATTCGGGCGAAAAGATCCAAAGATTTTCTTCCATGTCCATGGCGCGCATACCCTGAAATCATGGAGTTCCAGGAATACAAGTTTCTGTCTGGCATCAGTTCAAAGAATCTTGAAGCATAGTCTATCCTTCCACATTTTGCATACATGTCCACGAGTGCACTGCCAATGACAATATCGGATTCTAAACAAGCTCTTACACTGCATCCATGAACTTCCATGCCACGCTCTAATGTTGCAATGGTTGCACAAGCACTAAGCACAGTTGCAAAGGTGAAACCATCCAATCTCTGGCCTCTCTGCATCATAAACCACACCATGTCCATGGCCTTGGGCAAGAGCTCGTTATGTATATAACCCGAAATCATAGAATTCCAACTCACTTCGTCCTGTCTATCGGACATTCTCGAAAAGATTTTCTCACAGTCACTCATATCTCCACACTTCCCATAGCAAGCCAAAAGTGCATTCTCTATAGCAGTGTCAGCTGGAACATTATGCTTTAAGACTAAAGCATGAATCTGCTTGCCTAGTTCATGAAGTGAAA comes from the Benincasa hispida cultivar B227 chromosome 5, ASM972705v1, whole genome shotgun sequence genome and includes:
- the LOC120078585 gene encoding putative protein FAR1-RELATED SEQUENCE 10 isoform X1; the protein is MAMKLPSNIWIQRQQCPCGDWKCYIRYESEDQASVSALIVKSETVPSQLSSESVFTPYVGQIFKSDVDAFEYYSNFARKNGFSIRKARSTESQNLGVYRRDFVCYRSGYNQPRKKVNVEHPRERKSVRCGCDAKLYLTKEIVDGVSQWYVSQFSNVHNHELLEDDLVRLLPAYRKIPEADQERILLLSKAGFPVNRILKVLELEKGVQPGQLPFIEKDVRNFIRTCKKTVEENDALLNEKRENELLELLEICKDMAERDSEFVFDYTRDENGKVENISWAYGDPIRAYSVFGDVVSFDTSYRSITYGLLLGVWFSMNNHGKPIILSCVLLQEENSHSFSWALQKFVQFMRGKHPQTIVTDIDSGLRDAISKELPNTKHVVCIWHILSKLSSWFSLPLGLQYANFKVQFDMLWHLENIADFEHQWDLLVAQFGLASDKHIALLYLYRASWSFSFIRGSFLARTLTDDFFQSLEAFLKRILSAQTCLQIFFEQVSNAANSGIQAKEGMQYLHIKTCMPIEEHAQSILTPYAFNVLQNEIVLSMQYVATEMGNGSYLLQHYEKMDVERLVSWTQDDKQVHCSCKEFEHSGILCRHSIRVLVMKNYFKLPDKYLLLRWRLQNSLGTIYNAHSQGRSEACAQAFHSLAATLLTESLISHERFNYVHRELSGLLEHVRTMPVVDEFSMNMMTVNEVNDP
- the LOC120078585 gene encoding putative protein FAR1-RELATED SEQUENCE 10 isoform X2; the protein is MAMKLPSNIWIQRQQCPCGDWKCYIRYESEDQASVSALIVKSETVPSQLSSESVFTPYVGQIFKSDVDAFEYYSNFARKNGFSIRKARSTESQNLGVYRRDFVCYRSGYNQPRKKVNVEHPRERKSVRCGCDAKLYLTKEIVDGVSQWYVSQFSNVHNHELLEDDLVRLLPAYRKIPEADQERILLLSKAGFPVNRILKVLELEKGVQPGQLPFIEKDVRNFIRTCKKTVEENDALLNEKRENELLELLEICKDMAERDSEFVFDYTRDENGKVENISWAYGDPIRAYSVFGDVVSFDTSYRSITYGLLLGVWFSMNNHGKPIILSCVLLQEENSHSFSWALQKFVQFMRGKHPQTIVTDIDSGLRDAISKELPNTKHVVCIWHILSKLSSWFSLPLGLQYANFKVQFDMLWHLENIADFEHQWDLLVAQFGLASDKHIALLYLYRASWSFSFIRGSFLARTLTDDFFQSLEAFLKRILSAQTCLQIFFEQVSNAANSGIQAKEEMGNGSYLLQHYEKMDVERLVSWTQDDKQVHCSCKEFEHSGILCRHSIRVLVMKNYFKLPDKYLLLRWRLQNSLGTIYNAHSQGRSEACAQAFHSLAATLLTESLISHERFNYVHRELSGLLEHVRTMPVVDEFSMNMMTVNEVNDP